A genomic region of Sulfobacillus acidophilus DSM 10332 contains the following coding sequences:
- a CDS encoding NADH dehydrogenase subunit C (PFAM: Respiratory-chain NADH dehydrogenase, 30 Kd subunit~TIGRFAM: NADH (or F420H2) dehydrogenase, subunit C~COGs: COG0852 NADH:ubiquinone oxidoreductase 27 kD subunit~HAMAP: NAD(P)H-quinone oxidoreductase subunit J~InterPro IPR001268:IPR010218~KEGG: tye:THEYE_A1122 NADH-quinone oxidoreductase chain c 2~PFAM: NADH:ubiquinone oxidoreductase, 30kDa subunit~SPTR: NADH-quinone oxidoreductase subunit C 2;~TIGRFAM: NADH (or F420H2) dehydrogenase, subunit C), producing MSTHDPDIIARLQSRFPEAVTPVEAVDQPTVIVPKDTILEVSQYLKEQEGYHLLLDVCAVDWFPARPRFEVVYHLYHPQKFARLRVKAWVGEEESLPSVVSVWPGANWPEREAYDLFGVTFDGHPNLTRIYLPDDWEGHPLRKDYPTGGNRID from the coding sequence GTGAGCACGCATGATCCGGATATTATCGCACGACTCCAATCCCGTTTTCCCGAGGCCGTTACCCCGGTAGAGGCGGTTGACCAACCGACCGTTATCGTACCCAAAGACACCATTCTTGAGGTCAGTCAATATCTGAAGGAGCAGGAAGGGTATCACCTCTTGCTGGACGTCTGTGCGGTAGACTGGTTTCCTGCCCGGCCGCGATTTGAAGTGGTCTACCATTTATATCATCCCCAAAAGTTTGCCCGGTTGCGGGTTAAGGCCTGGGTCGGTGAAGAAGAGTCCTTGCCGTCGGTCGTCTCCGTATGGCCCGGCGCCAATTGGCCAGAGCGTGAAGCGTATGACCTATTTGGCGTGACGTTTGACGGACATCCGAACCTGACGCGCATCTATCTCCCGGATGATTGGGAAGGGCATCCTTTGCGCAAGGATTATCCGACCGGCGGAAATCGCATCGACTAG
- a CDS encoding NADH dehydrogenase subunit B (PFAM: NADH ubiquinone oxidoreductase, 20 Kd subunit~TIGRFAM: NADH-quinone oxidoreductase, B subunit~COGs: COG0377 NADH:ubiquinone oxidoreductase 20 kD subunit and related Fe-S oxidoreductase~HAMAP: NAD(P)H-quinone oxidoreductase subunit K~InterPro IPR006137:IPR006138~KEGG: fre:Franean1_6093 NADH dehydrogenase subunit B~PFAM: NADH:ubiquinone oxidoreductase-like, 20kDa subunit~PRIAM: NADH dehydrogenase (quinone)~SPTR: NADH-quinone oxidoreductase subunit B 1;~TIGRFAM: NADH:ubiquinone oxidoreductase, 20kDa subunit), whose product MGLNPTRSVQQEAERSILLTSVDKMVRWARKSSVWPATFGLACCAIEMMSVTNSRYDLARFGSEAFRASPRQADLMIVAGRVSQKMAPVLRTIWEQMPEPKWVISMGACASSGGVFDNYAIIQGVDHVVPVDVYVPGCPPTPEALMFGILKLREKIEQGLPPKYLEVEQHLAALKEDHGEHA is encoded by the coding sequence ATGGGATTAAACCCGACCCGGTCTGTCCAGCAAGAAGCCGAGCGGTCAATTTTATTGACGTCGGTGGACAAAATGGTGCGCTGGGCCCGCAAGTCGTCGGTATGGCCCGCCACCTTCGGATTGGCCTGTTGCGCCATCGAGATGATGAGCGTGACCAACTCGCGATATGATTTGGCGCGTTTTGGTTCCGAAGCGTTTCGTGCGTCGCCGCGGCAAGCGGACCTGATGATTGTGGCCGGCCGCGTGAGCCAAAAAATGGCTCCGGTGTTGCGGACCATTTGGGAACAGATGCCGGAACCGAAATGGGTGATTTCGATGGGCGCCTGTGCGTCGTCAGGAGGCGTATTTGATAACTACGCCATTATCCAAGGGGTTGACCACGTGGTACCGGTTGACGTCTATGTACCTGGTTGTCCGCCCACCCCGGAAGCGCTCATGTTTGGCATCTTGAAACTCCGAGAAAAAATTGAGCAAGGCTTGCCGCCGAAATATCTTGAAGTCGAACAACATTTGGCGGCCCTTAAGGAGGATCACGGTGAGCACGCATGA
- a CDS encoding NADH dehydrogenase subunit A (PFAM: NADH-ubiquinone/plastoquinone oxidoreductase, chain 3~COGs: COG0838 NADH:ubiquinone oxidoreductase subunit 3 (chain A)~InterPro IPR000440~KEGG: geo:Geob_0462 NADH-ubiquinone/plastoquinone oxidoreductase chain 3~PFAM: NADH:ubiquinone/plastoquinone oxidoreductase, chain 3~SPTR: NADH-quinone oxidoreductase subunit) yields MLTHGYGALLLYIIVAFAVAFGVASSSSLLGPKAPGGLKEVTYESGIIPEAPVKYFSVRFYRVAMFFMIFDVAVMALYPWATSIRELHQAGVERAFAFLVVVGIAFIYVWNRGGFQWD; encoded by the coding sequence ATGCTGACTCACGGTTATGGGGCCTTATTGCTGTATATTATTGTGGCCTTTGCGGTGGCTTTTGGAGTCGCTTCATCGTCGAGCTTACTGGGACCCAAGGCACCCGGTGGATTAAAAGAGGTGACCTATGAGTCGGGAATTATTCCCGAAGCGCCGGTCAAGTATTTCTCGGTACGGTTTTACCGAGTCGCCATGTTTTTTATGATTTTCGATGTCGCGGTTATGGCTCTCTATCCATGGGCCACCAGCATCAGGGAATTACATCAAGCGGGGGTGGAGCGAGCCTTCGCTTTTCTTGTTGTTGTGGGCATTGCCTTCATTTACGTCTGGAATAGGGGGGGATTCCAATGGGATTAA
- a CDS encoding Sporulation regulator WhiA (PFAM: Sporulation Regulator WhiA C terminal domain~TIGRFAM: conserved hypothetical protein~COGs: COG1481 conserved hypothetical protein~InterPro IPR003802~KEGG: hmo:HM1_1308 hypothetical protein~PFAM: Sporulation regulator WhiA~SPTR: Putative sporulation transcription regulator whiA;~TIGRFAM: Sporulation regulator WhiA) produces the protein MAWSYSRQVKTELVHQPLAAIPWIWTELWGLAGTTRMPEAGSRWIVTGSALVARRAYRLLKQVDFHPAVRVRPEGHRLRFELWVGDGSPPDWDTYLADCAPAYIRGAFLARGYVADHERPAHWEVTATEKEAAEGLLWALAQEKVAARMTERRRLTVIYLKDRQQIARVLGIMGAHQAMLTLESQDVVRQMKNQVNRLVNSETANLKRAINAGLNDRERLEEWRVSRGFAQLPADLMPLAELRWRHPEWTLAELGRHLSPPVSKSVVNHRLRRLRQWLGHQQ, from the coding sequence ATGGCTTGGTCCTATTCCCGCCAAGTGAAAACCGAATTAGTCCATCAGCCGCTGGCCGCCATTCCCTGGATCTGGACGGAGCTGTGGGGATTGGCCGGGACCACCCGCATGCCGGAAGCGGGCTCGCGGTGGATTGTTACGGGGTCGGCGCTGGTCGCGCGCCGGGCCTACCGGTTATTGAAACAGGTCGATTTTCATCCGGCGGTGCGGGTCCGACCTGAAGGCCATCGGTTACGGTTTGAATTATGGGTGGGGGACGGATCGCCGCCGGATTGGGATACGTATTTGGCCGATTGTGCTCCGGCCTATATTCGCGGGGCATTTTTGGCCCGCGGCTACGTGGCGGATCACGAACGACCAGCCCATTGGGAGGTGACGGCGACCGAAAAGGAGGCCGCCGAAGGCCTTTTATGGGCACTGGCCCAGGAAAAAGTGGCCGCCCGGATGACCGAGCGGCGACGGCTCACCGTTATTTATTTAAAAGATCGGCAGCAAATTGCGCGTGTTTTAGGTATTATGGGGGCACATCAGGCCATGCTAACCCTTGAAAGCCAAGATGTGGTCCGGCAAATGAAAAACCAGGTCAATCGATTGGTGAATTCGGAAACGGCCAACCTTAAGCGGGCGATTAACGCCGGACTCAACGACCGCGAACGGTTGGAAGAGTGGCGCGTGTCCCGGGGCTTTGCACAATTGCCGGCAGACTTGATGCCGTTGGCGGAGTTGCGTTGGCGGCATCCGGAATGGACATTGGCCGAACTGGGCCGCCATCTGTCCCCGCCGGTATCCAAATCGGTGGTCAACCATCGGTTGCGACGCCTGAGACAGTGGTTGGGTCATCAGCAATAA
- a CDS encoding Uncharacterized protein family UPF0052 (PFAM: Uncharacterised protein family UPF0052~TIGRFAM: conserved hypothetical protein, cofD-related~COGs: COG0391 conserved hypothetical protein~InterPro IPR002882:IPR010119~KEGG: sth:STH187 hypothetical protein~PFAM: LPPG:FO 2-phospho-L-lactate transferase CofD/UPF0052~SPTR: Putative uncharacterized protein;~TIGRFAM: Uncharacterised protein family UPF0052): MWRMLLPGLKLKRYAALVAVGFMAIGMGVGRWIDHQPFGPVALLGGLGLVAVIVGAAKLWGSVTEVLGSDRWAGLLYSRRQLARGPKIVALGGGTGLPVVLRGLKQFTANLTAVVTVADDGGSSGRLRGALGMLPPGDIRNCLVALADTEPLMEDLFQLRFDQGELAGHSFGNLFLAAMEKTAGDFVTALRESSRVLAVRGTVLPATLDRVTLMARLEDGTEIAGESAIGHSRQRIQKIWMDPPDATPLAEAVSAIMHADMVVLGPGSLYTSVIPNLLVRPIADAIRATGALRVYVANVMTQPGETAHFSVRDHVRAIEEQVGPGLIDVVLVNNQPVSGDVLARYQREGAEPVLPTRWEGGPQIIAEPLVDVGAVVRHDPDKLARALLRLLIRNRPGWASKHPFDSLWLEARLRERRSKSWLGPIPAK; encoded by the coding sequence ATGTGGCGGATGTTGCTGCCGGGACTGAAATTAAAACGCTACGCGGCTCTGGTGGCAGTCGGGTTTATGGCCATCGGCATGGGGGTTGGGCGTTGGATTGACCATCAGCCGTTCGGGCCCGTGGCGCTGTTGGGCGGCTTGGGGCTGGTGGCGGTGATTGTGGGTGCGGCCAAGCTATGGGGATCCGTTACGGAAGTTTTGGGATCGGATCGTTGGGCGGGCCTCCTCTATTCGCGCCGCCAGTTGGCTCGCGGACCTAAAATTGTCGCTTTGGGCGGGGGTACCGGATTACCGGTGGTCTTGCGCGGCCTGAAACAATTTACCGCCAATTTGACGGCGGTGGTGACGGTCGCCGACGACGGAGGCAGTTCGGGTCGTCTTCGCGGCGCGTTGGGCATGTTGCCGCCCGGGGACATCCGGAATTGCCTGGTCGCTTTGGCCGATACCGAGCCCTTGATGGAAGATTTGTTCCAGTTGCGCTTTGATCAAGGCGAATTGGCCGGTCATAGTTTTGGCAATTTATTCTTGGCGGCTATGGAAAAGACCGCCGGCGATTTTGTCACCGCCTTACGGGAGTCGAGCCGGGTGCTGGCGGTTCGCGGCACGGTGCTGCCCGCCACGCTGGATCGGGTAACCTTGATGGCGCGGTTAGAAGACGGTACGGAAATTGCAGGCGAAAGCGCCATCGGACACAGTCGGCAGCGCATTCAGAAAATCTGGATGGATCCGCCCGATGCGACCCCGCTGGCCGAAGCGGTGTCCGCGATTATGCATGCCGATATGGTGGTTTTGGGCCCGGGGAGCCTCTATACGTCGGTCATTCCGAATCTTTTGGTGCGGCCGATTGCCGATGCCATTCGGGCGACAGGCGCCCTTCGGGTGTATGTCGCCAACGTGATGACCCAACCGGGAGAAACCGCCCATTTCAGTGTCCGGGATCATGTGCGGGCCATTGAGGAGCAGGTGGGACCGGGTTTGATTGACGTGGTGTTGGTGAATAACCAGCCGGTGTCGGGTGACGTGTTGGCCCGCTATCAGCGAGAAGGGGCCGAGCCGGTGTTGCCCACCCGCTGGGAAGGCGGTCCTCAGATTATCGCCGAGCCCTTGGTGGATGTGGGGGCGGTGGTGCGTCACGATCCCGATAAGTTGGCACGGGCGCTTTTGCGGCTTCTGATCCGTAACCGGCCGGGATGGGCCAGTAAGCATCCGTTCGACTCGCTCTGGCTGGAAGCGAGACTTCGTGAGAGGCGGTCCAAATCATGGCTTGGTCCTATTCCCGCCAAGTGA
- a CDS encoding UPF0042 nucleotide-binding protein yhbJ (PFAM: P-loop ATPase protein family~COGs: COG1660 P-loop-containing kinase~HAMAP: ATPase, P-loop-containing~InterPro IPR005337~KEGG: tmr:Tmar_0231 hypothetical protein~SPTR: Putative uncharacterized protein) gives MSGRFVIITGLSGAGRTEAIRIFEDLGYFCVDNLPPSLAWKFAELIQRSPDVPGAAMGMDIRGGRFFAELLAVLDQFDQSGLHYHILFLEADEETLIRRYKLSRRRHPLESASRLVDAIRAERQALKELRGRADLVIDTSRMSPAQLRQRLTESFRLVETLPFQIRFVSFGFKHGLPKDADLVFDVRFLPNPHYVPDLRDKTGQDPAVEGYVMQFPLAQETLTRLSSLVDYLIPQFKAEGKPHVTIAVGCTGGQHRSVVFANLLARHLAEQGEAVFVDHRDVSKMTSEDA, from the coding sequence ATGTCAGGGCGCTTTGTCATCATTACCGGTCTCTCGGGGGCCGGGCGAACGGAAGCGATTCGGATTTTTGAGGATTTGGGGTATTTTTGTGTCGACAATTTACCTCCGTCGTTGGCATGGAAATTTGCCGAGCTGATTCAGAGAAGTCCTGATGTGCCCGGCGCGGCCATGGGGATGGATATTCGCGGCGGGCGGTTTTTTGCCGAGCTGTTGGCCGTGTTAGACCAATTTGACCAATCCGGCCTCCACTATCACATTCTTTTTTTGGAAGCCGACGAAGAAACGCTCATTCGACGATACAAATTGTCGCGCCGGCGTCATCCCCTGGAAAGTGCCTCCCGGCTGGTCGATGCGATTCGTGCCGAACGGCAGGCGTTAAAAGAATTGCGCGGGCGCGCGGATTTAGTGATTGATACCTCCCGTATGTCCCCGGCCCAGTTACGTCAACGCTTGACGGAATCGTTCCGCTTGGTGGAAACCTTACCGTTTCAAATTCGGTTTGTATCCTTTGGGTTTAAACATGGATTGCCCAAAGATGCGGATTTGGTGTTTGACGTACGATTCTTACCCAATCCCCATTATGTTCCTGACCTGCGGGACAAAACAGGCCAGGATCCGGCGGTGGAGGGGTATGTGATGCAATTTCCGCTCGCACAAGAAACCTTAACGCGACTATCCTCGTTGGTCGACTATTTAATCCCTCAGTTCAAGGCCGAAGGGAAGCCTCATGTAACGATTGCGGTCGGCTGTACCGGAGGCCAGCACCGGTCGGTGGTATTTGCGAACTTGTTGGCGCGCCATCTGGCGGAACAAGGAGAGGCGGTGTTCGTCGACCACCGGGATGTGAGCAAAATGACAAGTGAGGATGCATAA